From one Ctenopharyngodon idella isolate HZGC_01 chromosome 15, HZGC01, whole genome shotgun sequence genomic stretch:
- the LOC127495313 gene encoding zinc finger protein 644-like, with product MSGLKESAKVEENDTSMSRISQDLLNSETFSAEGATPGPSAHYPQETMALLDDQGDLLTSVGFMDSICSDGPAKAAYVNGSTSPHISDEILLDISKNVPVFLPKSLQAQNSVTTNVHFEGPDPLRKEGEITIRQTLTAEDVENRGIWGFDTESPESSLDNYDDGNDLSWNPQREFMKFLWDDDNGLEMEEKLSPVPSPINHKRRVPSPLCRKRRKRKEKLVLKVDPSEDLYSDLNFDSKKDHPGEGSRTECSPVKRKRSPRKPSKLQSPIVKHTKYLNGAAKAVKHLFPKPAKKPISKTQKMELIRETLPSDSCSREEPSFFQRNSSFKEKSQENRQITCNKDTTTSKPFICKECGQCYHDHSSMLHHISVHRDKRQKIMEENNELHQIKDEGKDAKLQCPQCTFGTNCPNTFVQHAKTHEKDKRYYSCNKCDFVEMNEVELRRHLLHKHGISGADLTVWKSDGFQERKVNKSICPNSYSCSVERKTKNIIGNHVKASCQPQFNEEQASSHSLDSSDEELSLTEQPTSVLSSCAKPTAKSPKLSVKLRAPDKNESLSSDQKCGLSRKKKTWMHKSVQSQSRLDKSIHTLLSRKKRNDQSASECNTHQEPDGSSTTEFLHNNETAFSGTGTSLSPSKCLKRSAHSKEGNTKRTFKSDGNVTCSEDVGNTNCTHLSLEKQTLKKSPSKRKMSTPFHNMQGQDILLDFPKSRQNFKKTETSKRRKDCINNGDFMCDSNDDLAPEECEINKNANARFVRKQTSPAKASLVASSSHFERNHGSPRKFSVKDEYKEEEISESNSTVKREQSSDVETDLKACPYCPAVFESGISLSNHIRGHLHRVGLKVRHAVSAAKVTSPDKVPPVRRRTLQQIKTEEDASQTDHSAEMPTNCQQTSHLICPLCREWFETRTGLSNHVRGHLKRLGKPTSTASKSPVIILKELMRDKKQFQMKLQVLEKKCRATNSFHPIRLNNGLTFASTVKRHKDKDEKKKIDINKGSPPSDLIGILKKRRAHEETKAKHSSHTARKALHLSSGKDCDLEIEPFKAVPNSLAEKSELNRKVCVHCNATFHSGVSLSNHLRAYAHRKKKALLDGTTYDCKQRKQRSRSGSKKKTYPLLHTPEEIYTLTCRFCDLVFQGPLSVQEDWIKHLQRHIMNTAVPHTGAGMVEVTSFPKDSCSNTVPQAQPSVMQTSS from the exons ATGTCTGGTTTGAAGGAGAGTGCCAAAGTAGAGGAGAATGACACCTCAATGTCAAGAATCTCTCAGGACCTTTTGAACAGCGAGACATTCTCTGCAGAGGGGGCTACACCAGGACCATCAGCGCATTATCCTCAAGAGACCATGGCACTACTCGATGACCAAGGAGACCTCCTGACCAGTGTCGGTTTTATGGACTCCATTTGCTCAGATGGACCAGCCAAGGCTGCTTATGTCAATGGATCCACCTCACCCCATATATCAGATGAAATCTTGCtagatatttcaaaaaacgTACCAGTATTCCTTCCCAAATCATTACAAGCTCAGAATTCTGTCACAACCAACGTCCACTTTGAAGGACCTGATCCACTCAGAAAAGAGGGGGAAATAACAATCAGGCAAACGTTGACTGCGGAGGATGTGGAGAATAGGGGCATATGGGGCTTTGATACAGAATCTCCAGAAAGTTCATTAGATAATTACGATGATGGAAATGACCTTAGTTGGAATCCCCAAAGGGAATTCATGAAGTTTCTGTGGGATGATGATAATGGACTTGAAATGGAGGAAAAACTTTCCCCAGTTCCTTCACCTATCAACCATAAAAGAAGAGTTCCATCACCACTCTGCCGTAAAAGAAGAAAACGTAAAGAAAAATTGGTGTTAAAAGTCGATCCTTCAGAGGACCTATACTCTGATTTGAATTTTGATTCAAAAAAAGATCATCCAGGTGAAGGAAGCCGGACAGAGTGCAGTCCTGTTAAGAGGAAACGTTCCCCAAGAAAACCATCCAAATTACAGTCACCCATTGTAAAACATACCAAGTATTTAAATGGAGCTGCTAAGGCAGTCAAACACCTGTTTCCCAAACCAGCCAAAAAACCTATTAGCAAGACACAAAAGATGGAATTGATTAGAGAAACTTTGCCATCAGACTCATGTTCTAGGGAGGAACCTTCTTTTTTTCAACGTAAtagcagttttaaagagaaatcaCAAGAAAACAGACAAATTACATGTAATAAAGATACAACTACTTCAAAGCCATTCATATGTAAGGAATGTGGGCAGTGTTATCATGATCATAGTTCAATGTTGCATCACATAAGTGTTCATCGGGACAAGCGACAGAAAATTATGGAAGAAAATAATGAGTTGCATCAAATTAAAGATGAAGGTAAAGATGCAAAGTTGCAATGCCCCCAATGTACCTTTGGAACGAACTGTCCGAACACCTTTGTGCAACATGCTAAGACCCATGAGAAGGACAAGCGGTACTATAGTTGTAACAAGTGTGATTTTGTTGAAATGAATGAAGTTGAACTGAGACGCCATTTGCTTCATAAACATGGCATCAGTGGTGCTGATCTGACTGTTTGGAAATCAGATGGATTTCAGGAGCGCAAAGTCAATAAATCAATATGCCCAAATTCCTACTCCTGTTCTGttgaaagaaaaactaaaaacataattGGAAATCATGTTAAGGCTTCCTGTCAACCTCAGTTTAATGAAGAACAGGCATCCTCACATTCCCTTGACAGCAGTGATGAAGAACTATCACTGACTGAACAGCCGACTTCTGTTCTTTCATCATGTGCAAAACCAACAGCAAAGTCACCAAAATTGTCTGTGAAGCTCCGGGCACCAGACAAAAACGAGAGCTTGTCGTCTGATCAGAAGTGTGGTCTATcacgaaagaaaaaaacatggatGCACAAAAGTGTTCAAAGCCAATCAAGACTTGACAAATCAATTCACACGCTTTTATCTAGAAAGAAACGTAATGACCAGAGTGCCTCAGAATGCAACACTCATCAGGAGCCTGATGGAAGCAGTACAACAGAGTTTCTTCACAATAATGAGACCGCATTCTCTGGAACAGGAACTAGTTTGTCCCCCTCAAAGTGTCTGAAAAGATCAGCTCATTCTAAAGAAGGGAACACTAAAAGAACTTTTAAGTCTGATGGAAACGTTACTTGTTCAGAAGATGTTGGAAACACCAACTGTACGCATTTAAGTTTGGAAAAGCAAACACTGAAGAAGTCTCCTTCCAAAAGGAAAATGTCAACTCCATTCCACAATATGCAGGGCCAAGATATTCTTTTAGATTTCCCAAAATCTCGACAAAATTTCAAGAAAACTGAAACATCCAAGAGGAGAAAGGACTGTATTAACAATGGTGACTTTATGTGTGATTCTAATGATGATCTTGCACCTGAAGAATGTGAAATCAATAAGAATGCTAATGCGCGTTTTGTAAGAAAACAGACTTCGCCTGCAAAGGCAAGTCTTGTTGCCTCATCTAGTCACTTTGAGAGAAATCACGGTTCCCCGAGGAAGTTTTCCGTCAAAGACGAATACAAGGAAGAAGAGATCTCAGAGTCGAACTCCACTGTAAAGCGTGAACAGAGCTCAGATGTTGAGACAGATCTGAAGGCTTGTCCGTACTGTCCTGCTGTATTTGAGTCAGGAATTAGCCTCTCTAATCATATAAGAGGACATTTGCACAGAGTGGGCCTAAAAGTACGCCATGCTGTATCTGCAGCTAAGGTGACTTCTCCTGACAAAGTACCTCCAGTTCGACGACGAACATTGCAACAAATCAAAACAG AGGAGGATGCATCCCAGACTGATCATTCTGCAGAGATGCCAACTAACTGCCAACAGACGTCACACCTCATCTGTCCTCTCTGTAGGGAGTGGTTTGAAACAAGGACTGGGCTGTCCAATCATGTACGAGGCCACCTGAAGCGACTGGGCAAACCCACTTCCACCGCATCCAAATCTCCAGTGATCATATTGAAAGAATTGATGCGCGACAAGAAACAGTTTCAGATGAAGCTACAGGTTCTTGAGAAGAAGTGCCGTGCCACCAATTCTTTCCATCCTATTAGGTTGAATAATGGACTAACCTTCGCATCTACTGTCAAACGGCATAAAGATAAGgatgaaaagaaaaagatagATATTAATAAAGGCTCACCACCAAGTGATCTGATTGGAATTTTGAAGAAAAGAAGAGCCCATGAAGAGACCAAAGCAAAGCACTCATCCCACACGGCAAGAAAGGCTCTCCATTTATCTTCAGGCAAAGACTGTGACCTGGAGATAGAACCTTTCAAAGCAGTGCCAAATTCACTAGCAG AGAAAAGTGAACTGAATAGAAAAGTTTGCGTGCACTGTAATGCCACCTTCCACAGTGGTGTTAGTCTCTCCAATCATTTGAGGGCATATGCACATAGAAAGAAAAAAGCTCTTCTGGATGGAACTA CTTATGACTGTAAACAGAGAAAGCAAAGATCAAGGTCTGGATCAAAGAAGAAAACTTACCCGCTGCTGCACACTCCAGAGGAAATCTATACACTTACATGCAG GTTTTGTGATCTAGTCTTCCAGGGCCCTTTGTCAGTGCAGGAGGACTGGATAAAGCATTTACAGAGGCACATTATGAATACCGCTGTACCGCACACAGGGGCAGGGATGGTGGAAGTCACCTCCTTCCCCAAGGACTCTTGTTCCAACACCGTACCACAGGCACAACCttcagtgatgcaaacatcCTCATGA
- the LOC127495315 gene encoding volume-regulated anion channel subunit LRRC8D-like produces MFSLTEVASLNDIQPTYRILKPWWDVFMDYIGVVMLMLAIFSGTMQLSKDQVACLPILEKNTEATQNRPECSTSLLGTGPTTTKDLPDSIAHEILNTQPTPLKGEGMWSQPEPRGRKTNLDYQQYIFVNQMCYHDALPWYNKYFPYLALIHTIMLMVSSNFWFKYPKTSSKIEHFVSILGRCFESPWTTKALSETACEDSEENKQRFTGGAVFQKHVSSEDSSQSTPLMETPTVQFPTEKLIAEAPSLTTLDKKDGEQAKALFEKVRKFRAHIEDSDFIYKLYVAQTAIKALKIILILSYTSTFAAKISFCHICKPEIESLTGYDQFVCTHNMAFMLRKLLFTFMAMICLYGLVCLYTLYWLFRRPLKEYSFEKVREESSFSDIPDVKNDFAFLLHMVDQYDQLYSKRFGVFLSEVSENKLREISLNHEWTFEKLRQHVTSNAQDEQELHLFMLSGLPNAVFDLTDLEILKLELIPEVRISAKVSQMTNLRELHLYHCPAKVEQTAFTFLRDHLHRLHIKFTDVAEIPAWIYLLRSLKELNLIGNLNSEHNKMIGLESLRDLRHLRMLYLKSNLNKIPTNLTELSPHLVKLVIHNDGTKLLVLNSLKKMTSLVDLELQNCDLERIPHAIFSLASLQELDLKNNNIRTIEEIISFQHLRRLACLKLWYNKITAIPPSIVLVKSLESLIICHNKLETLPPALFHLPKLRHIDLSHNSISSIPVEIGHLHNLQHFAISGNKVEVLPNQLFKCSKLKVLLVGHNGITSIPDSIGQLTQLSQLELKGNCLDCLPFQLGQCHLLRKNLFFVEDHLFDTLPLEVKESISSD; encoded by the coding sequence ATGTTTAGTCTCACTGAAGTTGCCTCCCTTAATGACATTCAGCCAACCTATCGTATTCTGAAACCATGGTGGGATGTGTTCATGGATTATATCGGGGTGGTAATGTTGATGTTAGCCATCTTTTCCGGGACTATGCAGTTATCCAAAGACCAAGTGGCATGTCTTCCCATTCTTGAGAAAAACACTGAGGCAACACAAAATCGACCAGAATGTTCAACATCCCTTCTGGGGACTGGACCCACAACAACTAAAGACCTTCCTGACAGCATTGCACATGAAATTCTTAACACTCAACCTACCCCCTTAAAAGGAGAAGGTATGTGGTCTCAACCTGAGCCCAGAGGACGTAAAACAAACCTGGACTATCAGCAGTATATTTTTGTCAACCAAATGTGCTACCATGATGCCCTACCGTGGTATAACAAATACTTTCCTTACCTTGCCCTCATACACACCATAATGCTGATGGTAAGCAGCAATTTTTGGTTCAAGTACCCAAAGACCAGCTCAAAGATTGAACACTTTGTTTCCATTTTGGGGCGGTGCTTTGAATCGCCATGGACAACGAAAGCTTTGTCCGAAACCGCTTGTGAAGATTCTGAGGAAAACAAGCAAAGATTCACAGGCGGTGCGGTTTTCCAGAAACATGTATCCTCGGAGGACAGCAGTCAGTCTACTCCTTTGATGGAAACTCCAACAGTGCAGTTTCCTACCGAAAAGCTCATTGCGGAAGCTCCCAGCCTGACCACGTTAGACAAAAAAGATGGAGAACAAGCCAAGGCTCTTTTTGAGAAAGTGCGAAAATTTCGAGCTCACATCGAAGACAGTGACTTCATCTACAAACTCTATGTGGCTCAGACAGCAATAAAAGCACTGAAGATCATTTTGATTTTGAGCTATACGTCAACGTTTGCCGCAAAGATCAGTTTCTGCCATATATGCAAACCTGAAATCGAAAGTTTGACTGGGTATGATCAGTTCGTTTGCACGCACAACATGGCATTCATGTTAAGGAAACTTCTCTTCACCTTCATGGCTATGATATGTCTCTATGGACTGGTGTGTTTGTATACACTCTACTGGCTCTTCAGGAGACCACTTAAGGAGTACTCTTTTGAAAAAGTCAGAGAGGAAAGTAGCTTTAGTGATATTCCTGATGTCAAGAATGACTTTGCATTTCTCCTACACATGGTCGACCAATACGATCAGCTGTACTCCAAACGATTTGGCGTATTTCTCTCTGAGGTTAGTGAGAACAAACTACGAGAAATTAGCCTTAACCACGAGTGGACGTTTGAAAAACTACGTCAGCATGTAACATCCAATGCTCAAGATGAACAAGAACTACACCTCTTTATGCTCTCAGGACTCCCTAATGCGGTATTTGACCTCACTGATCTGGAAATCCTCAAGTTAGAGCTTATTCCTGAGGTCAGGATTTCAGCCAAAGTTTCTCAGATGACCAACCTACGGGAACTACATCTATATCACTGCCCTGCTAAAGTCGAACAAACCGCTTTCACTTTTCTCCGTGACCATCTGCATCGCCTTCACATTAAGTTTACTGATGTTGCAGAAATCCCAGCGTGGATTTATCTGTTGAGGAGCCTCAAGGAACTAAACCTGATTGGGAACTTGAACTCTGAACACAACAAGATGATCGGTTTGGAGTCACTGAGAGATCTGAGACACTTAAGGATGTTGTATCTCAAAAGCAATCTCAACAAAATACCCACAAATCTAACAGAACTGTCACCACATCTCGTCAAACTGGTGATACACAATGATGGGACTAAATTACTGGTACTGAACAGTCTCAAGAAGATGACCAGCCTGGTTGATTTGGAGCTCCAGAACTGTGATTTGGAGAGGATCCCCCATGCCATCTTTAGCTTGGCTAGCTTGCAAGAACTGGATTTGAAGAATAACAATATCCGGACCATTGAGGAAATCATCAGCTTTCAGCACCTGAGAAGATTGGCGTGTCTCAAGCTGTGGTACAACAAGATCACTGCCATTCCACCATCGATAGTCCTAGTGAAGAGTCTGGAGTCCCTCATTATCTGTCACAATAAACTGGAGACCCTTCCTCCAGCTTTGTTTCATCTGCCCAAACTGAGGCACATTGACCTCAGCCACAACTCCATCTCAAGTATACCAGTGGAGATTGGACACCTTCACAACCTTCAACATTTTGCTATCTCAGGGAACAAGGTAGAAGTTCTGCCTAATCAACTGTTCAAATGTTCCAAACTGAAGGTTTTACTTGTGGGTCATAACGGCATCACCTCCATCCCAGACTCCATTGGGCAGTTAACTCAGTTGTCCCAGCTTGAGCTCAAAGGGAACTGCTTAGATTGCCTTCCATTCCAACTTGGCCAATGTCACCTTCTTCGGAAAAACCTCTTCTTCGTGGAGGATCATCTTTTTGACACACTGCCTCTTGAGGTCAAGGAAAGTATCAGTAGTGACTAA